In the genome of Nocardia terpenica, one region contains:
- a CDS encoding metal-dependent hydrolase family protein, producing the protein MIVLENASVLDPDRGTLLPDHSIVVCDDRVTEVAPGPEVRVSEPDRAIDVRGRVVMPGLIDAHVHVYLQSLDVGRLASWLPSYLVPKAAVALRDMLRRGFTTVRDTGGADFALARAVADGLIEGPRLIFGGPALSQTGGHGDAREPGQQTMEGCPRCPTVARIADGPDELRKAARDILRTGAHHLKMMLTGGVISPLDDITSVQFGPDEIAVVVREAAATGRYVLGHAYQAAAINSALRQGVRSIEHGNFLDEESVSLFVANDAFLVPTLITYQMMDRVGRQLGMSDAAYRKNAEVLAAGLSSLELAHRGGVDIAYGSDLVGELQDRQLDEFLIRAQVQPPRELIRSATTVAARLLGMGDEIGLIRPGYLADLLVLDGNPLEDIAVLAQPDKNLRAVMRGGRILVDRSLE; encoded by the coding sequence GTGATCGTTCTCGAGAACGCCTCGGTTCTCGACCCGGACCGGGGCACGCTGCTGCCGGATCACTCCATAGTGGTGTGTGACGACCGCGTCACCGAGGTCGCGCCCGGCCCCGAAGTGCGGGTGTCCGAACCGGATCGGGCGATCGACGTGCGCGGCCGGGTGGTGATGCCGGGGCTGATCGACGCCCACGTGCACGTGTATCTGCAAAGCCTGGACGTTGGGCGGCTGGCCTCGTGGCTGCCGTCCTATCTGGTCCCGAAGGCGGCGGTCGCGCTGCGGGACATGCTGCGCCGCGGGTTCACCACGGTGCGCGACACCGGCGGCGCCGACTTCGCCCTCGCCCGGGCCGTCGCCGACGGCCTGATCGAGGGGCCGCGGCTGATCTTCGGGGGACCGGCGTTGTCGCAGACCGGCGGGCACGGCGACGCCCGCGAACCGGGCCAGCAGACCATGGAGGGCTGCCCGCGCTGCCCGACGGTGGCGCGCATCGCGGACGGTCCGGACGAGCTGCGCAAGGCGGCCCGCGACATTCTGCGCACCGGCGCCCATCACCTGAAGATGATGCTCACCGGCGGGGTCATCTCGCCGCTCGACGACATCACCTCGGTGCAGTTCGGGCCCGACGAGATCGCCGTGGTGGTGCGCGAGGCCGCGGCCACCGGCCGGTACGTGCTCGGCCACGCCTACCAGGCGGCGGCGATCAATTCCGCACTGCGCCAAGGGGTCCGCAGCATCGAACACGGAAATTTCCTGGACGAGGAATCGGTCTCGCTGTTCGTGGCGAACGACGCCTTTCTCGTACCCACCCTCATCACCTATCAGATGATGGACCGGGTGGGGCGGCAGCTCGGGATGAGCGACGCCGCGTATCGCAAGAACGCCGAGGTGCTCGCGGCGGGCCTGAGCTCGCTGGAACTGGCGCATCGCGGCGGTGTCGATATCGCCTACGGCAGCGATCTCGTCGGGGAGTTGCAGGACCGGCAGCTGGACGAATTCCTGATCCGCGCGCAGGTGCAACCACCGCGCGAGCTGATCCGGTCGGCCACCACCGTGGCCGCGCGACTACTCGGTATGGGGGACGAGATCGGGCTCATCCGGCCGGGTTATCTCGCGGATCTGCTGGTGCTCGACGGAAATCCCTTGGAGGACATCGCCGTCCTCGCGCAGCCGGACAAGAATCTGCGGGCGGTGATGCGGGGCGGTCGAATTCTCGTCGATCGGTCGTTAGAATGA
- a CDS encoding TetR/AcrR family transcriptional regulator: MDPEARRAEVLGAAVRVFARKGFAASRIEDVAAEAGIAKGSVYLAFESREALLRAAFDEFAAESAAQLRRATTGGGPAIDRLTGLIRSTFALLTGAPELSRMLLDLWSIGRGVDADLPLDMATVYDGYRTAIADLLRAAEADGAVRPGVGIGHAAVVVGAIEGCLLQWLIDPALPVATLADTIVDVCVNGIGAEKNS, translated from the coding sequence GTGGATCCTGAGGCGCGGCGGGCCGAGGTTCTTGGCGCTGCTGTTCGGGTGTTTGCGCGTAAAGGGTTTGCGGCGAGTCGTATCGAGGATGTTGCTGCCGAGGCTGGGATTGCCAAGGGCAGTGTGTATTTGGCTTTCGAGAGCCGGGAGGCGCTGTTGCGCGCGGCGTTCGACGAGTTCGCTGCGGAATCCGCGGCGCAGCTGCGGCGGGCGACCACGGGGGGCGGGCCTGCGATCGATCGGCTGACCGGGTTGATTCGATCGACGTTCGCGCTGCTGACCGGTGCGCCCGAACTGTCCCGAATGTTGTTGGACCTGTGGTCGATCGGCCGCGGGGTCGACGCCGACCTGCCATTGGACATGGCGACGGTCTACGACGGGTATCGGACGGCCATCGCCGATCTGCTCCGAGCGGCGGAGGCGGACGGTGCTGTGCGTCCCGGCGTCGGAATCGGTCACGCGGCCGTCGTCGTCGGCGCCATCGAGGGCTGCCTTTTGCAGTGGTTGATCGATCCTGCCCTGCCGGTCGCCACGCTGGCCGACACGATCGTCGATGTCTGTGTGAACGGCATTGGAGCGGAGAAGAACTCATGA
- a CDS encoding ParB/RepB/Spo0J family partition protein: MPISELAPLTISPRMSGENADHVRALAESAVALPPIVVHRPTMQVIDGLHRLRAAQLRGEPTIAVVFFDGTAAEAFVLAVKSNTAHGLPLSLADRRAAAQHILRSHPHWSDRAIAVVAGLSPKTVSAIRRRTAVEIPQSSGRMARNGVFHRGIGTAGRRAAVELFTTDPDASARKVALAAGISVTTAKDVRRRLRQGQDPVPSRVADRSKPTRQPSDPTQVLQRLRRDPALRFADSGRTLLRWLEPPVGDGADWGVIVAAIPRHCAPSLAELARRRADDWQHMARLLDQRA; encoded by the coding sequence GTGCCGATCTCGGAGCTCGCACCGCTGACCATATCGCCCCGCATGTCCGGTGAGAATGCCGACCATGTCCGGGCGCTGGCCGAATCGGCGGTCGCCCTGCCGCCGATCGTCGTTCACCGGCCCACCATGCAGGTCATCGACGGACTGCACCGGCTGCGCGCGGCGCAGCTGCGCGGGGAACCGACCATCGCGGTCGTATTCTTCGACGGGACGGCCGCCGAGGCGTTCGTGCTGGCGGTGAAATCCAATACCGCACATGGGCTTCCGCTCTCGCTCGCGGATCGCAGGGCCGCCGCGCAGCACATCCTCCGGTCGCATCCGCACTGGTCGGATCGCGCGATCGCGGTGGTCGCGGGGCTGTCGCCCAAGACCGTCTCCGCGATCCGGCGGCGGACGGCTGTGGAAATTCCACAGTCGTCCGGGCGGATGGCCCGTAACGGGGTGTTTCATCGCGGCATCGGCACGGCGGGTCGGCGGGCGGCCGTCGAACTGTTCACCACCGATCCCGACGCCTCGGCCCGGAAAGTGGCGCTGGCGGCGGGCATTTCGGTGACCACGGCCAAGGATGTGCGGCGACGCCTGCGCCAGGGGCAGGACCCGGTGCCGTCTCGGGTCGCCGACCGCTCCAAGCCCACGAGACAGCCCTCGGACCCCACCCAGGTGTTGCAGCGCCTGCGCCGGGACCCGGCGCTGCGCTTCGCCGATTCCGGTCGCACCCTGTTGCGCTGGCTGGAACCGCCGGTCGGCGATGGCGCCGATTGGGGCGTGATCGTCGCGGCCATTCCGCGGCACTGCGCGCCGAGCCTGGCCGAGCTGGCGCGTCGGCGCGCCGACGATTGGCAGCACATGGCGCGGCTGCTCGACCAACGCGCCTGA
- a CDS encoding GNAT family N-acetyltransferase: MRADDVPAAERTSAAVFLEYDRRTRRVGDPEPEPRSAQVAERWIDRVRHFLEVDPHGCWVAAEGEQIVGLAISQNRDRLWYLATYGVLSDRQGQGIGKRLLDAVLTHADGRQGMFASTVHPAATRRYRLAGFSLHPLMRMTGTVDRSTLPPVTGLADGSAADFDWMDRLDQRLRGAGHGPDHQLLLNNYRLVVSRANDKPGYVYIDNQGRPNLLAAADPRTAENLLWEALASAQADTLVNRITTTNEWAVDVGLAAGLDIGQHGYLAVRGMPPPSPYLATGQFL, translated from the coding sequence ATGCGCGCGGACGACGTGCCCGCCGCTGAACGCACTTCTGCGGCAGTATTTCTCGAATACGATCGGCGTACTCGCCGAGTCGGCGATCCCGAGCCCGAACCTCGATCGGCCCAGGTCGCCGAGCGGTGGATCGACCGCGTGCGCCACTTTCTCGAGGTCGACCCGCACGGCTGCTGGGTCGCGGCCGAGGGCGAGCAGATCGTCGGACTCGCCATCTCCCAGAATCGAGATCGGCTGTGGTACTTGGCCACCTACGGCGTCCTGTCCGACCGGCAGGGGCAGGGCATAGGGAAACGATTGCTCGACGCCGTCCTGACCCACGCCGACGGTCGCCAGGGCATGTTCGCCTCCACCGTGCATCCCGCGGCCACGCGCCGCTACCGATTGGCCGGTTTCTCCCTGCACCCCCTGATGCGAATGACCGGCACCGTAGACCGCTCCACCCTCCCGCCGGTGACCGGCCTGGCCGACGGCTCGGCCGCCGACTTCGACTGGATGGACCGCCTGGACCAGCGGCTTCGCGGAGCAGGTCACGGCCCCGATCATCAACTCCTGCTGAACAATTACCGCTTGGTCGTCTCCCGCGCCAACGACAAGCCCGGATACGTCTACATCGACAATCAAGGACGCCCGAACCTCCTGGCCGCCGCCGACCCGCGAACCGCGGAAAACCTGCTCTGGGAAGCACTCGCCAGCGCACAGGCAGACACCCTCGTCAACCGCATCACCACCACCAACGAATGGGCGGTAGACGTCGGACTGGCAGCGGGCCTCGATATCGGCCAACACGGCTACCTCGCCGTCCGCGGCATGCCCCCTCCGTCCCCCTACCTGGCCACCGGGCAATTCCTCTGA
- a CDS encoding XRE family transcriptional regulator: protein MDETTPSLASKIEKLFKTVQPLGREYSNEEVAKGCSELGGGTFSKTYVWQLRTGQRDNPTKRHLEALAAFFRVPAAYFFDDETSERVDTQLALVAALRNSDIRNIALRALELDGPGRQSVSRIIEEITRMHMRR from the coding sequence GTGGACGAGACAACTCCCTCACTGGCGTCGAAGATCGAGAAGCTCTTCAAGACCGTCCAGCCGCTCGGCCGCGAGTACTCCAACGAGGAAGTCGCGAAGGGCTGCTCCGAGCTCGGCGGCGGCACCTTCTCCAAGACCTATGTCTGGCAGCTGCGCACCGGCCAGCGCGACAATCCGACCAAGCGACACCTCGAGGCGCTGGCCGCCTTCTTCCGGGTCCCGGCCGCGTATTTCTTCGACGACGAGACCTCCGAACGGGTGGATACGCAGCTGGCGCTGGTGGCCGCCCTGCGCAATTCCGACATCCGCAATATTGCATTGCGAGCGCTCGAGCTCGATGGCCCTGGGCGCCAGTCGGTCTCACGTATCATCGAGGAGATCACCCGTATGCACATGCGACGCTAA
- a CDS encoding S9 family peptidase: MERNYTPQEYERAERMLKHRRAELLSGLIDRYVRLEKTESFWYSTSGKAGVEYVLVDPVARTRQPAFDHDRLIAAVAAAAGRPKGSAVPYLLELEPGESALVAGPEGLWRCALDDYSCTPGRLPATAAPGESLSPDGRWTVFVRDHNLWARDEDGTEFAVTTDGAADNAYGVGPTFGQFRSVARAFGVVPGPVVRWAPDGHRLLTHRMDERDVETLHLLESTPRTGRRPVTHTYRYPMPGEPGQPQAHLVVVDLERRTVTASDGGPLHTPYVSPLSVGRAWWSPDGTTIYYLDSGRDARTQRLIALDPATGHTRTVIEESGATRVEPTQVILDPAMVHTLRNGQILWYSQRDGWGHLYRYSAAGELLNRVTTGPWAVRSIAHIDQDAEVVYFTAAGLVPADPYVRQICRVALDGTEFARLTDDSDDHTVWLPGSGAYLVDTASRVDLPPVAVVRDRSGEVVLELERGDATALAQAGWSPPERFTAKAADGVTDVYGILWRPYGFDPARCYPVIDHIYPGPQTFRAQPGFDNSWTGEPEAYAALGFVVVAVDGRGTPGRDKAFHDASYGHLDEAGGLADHVAALTELGSRYPWLDLDRVGATGSSGGGFATVRAMLEYPDFYTVGVASSGGHDYGRYLSIWGEIYHGPWDPERYEALANSRLAANLAGRLFLIHGELDDNVPIFQTFTLVDALIAANKDFDLLVVPGVGHAMFHRESYVLRRKWDFFVRHLMGAEPPAGYRLADIPMRFEPGAQF; the protein is encoded by the coding sequence GTGGAGCGGAATTACACCCCGCAGGAATACGAGCGTGCCGAGCGCATGCTGAAACATCGTCGGGCCGAACTCCTTTCGGGCCTGATCGATCGTTACGTCCGGCTGGAGAAAACGGAATCGTTCTGGTACAGCACCTCGGGCAAGGCGGGTGTGGAATACGTCCTGGTCGATCCGGTCGCCCGCACGCGGCAGCCGGCGTTCGACCACGACCGGCTGATCGCCGCCGTCGCGGCGGCCGCCGGTCGGCCGAAGGGGTCGGCGGTCCCGTATCTCCTGGAACTCGAACCCGGCGAGTCGGCGTTGGTCGCGGGCCCGGAGGGGCTGTGGCGGTGCGCGCTCGACGACTACTCCTGCACACCGGGACGACTGCCCGCGACCGCCGCGCCCGGCGAGTCGCTGTCGCCGGACGGGCGCTGGACCGTGTTCGTCCGCGACCACAATCTCTGGGCCCGCGACGAGGACGGCACGGAATTCGCGGTCACCACGGACGGCGCCGCCGACAACGCCTACGGCGTCGGACCCACCTTCGGCCAGTTCCGTTCCGTCGCCAGGGCATTCGGGGTGGTGCCCGGCCCGGTGGTGCGATGGGCGCCGGACGGTCACCGGTTGCTGACGCACCGGATGGACGAACGCGACGTCGAGACGCTGCACCTGCTCGAGTCGACGCCGCGGACCGGCCGCCGCCCGGTGACCCACACCTACCGGTATCCGATGCCGGGCGAGCCCGGCCAGCCGCAGGCCCACCTGGTGGTGGTCGATCTGGAACGCCGGACCGTGACCGCCTCGGACGGTGGTCCGCTGCATACGCCCTATGTGTCGCCGCTGTCGGTGGGCCGGGCCTGGTGGTCGCCGGACGGTACGACCATCTACTACCTGGACTCCGGACGAGACGCTCGCACGCAGCGCCTGATCGCACTCGATCCGGCGACCGGCCACACCCGGACGGTCATCGAGGAGTCCGGCGCGACCCGGGTCGAGCCGACCCAGGTGATCCTCGACCCGGCCATGGTGCACACCCTGCGGAACGGGCAGATTCTGTGGTACTCCCAGCGGGACGGCTGGGGGCACCTGTATCGCTATTCCGCGGCGGGCGAGTTGCTGAACCGGGTGACCACCGGCCCGTGGGCGGTACGGTCGATCGCCCACATCGACCAGGACGCGGAGGTCGTGTACTTCACCGCCGCGGGCCTGGTCCCGGCCGATCCGTACGTGCGGCAGATCTGCCGGGTCGCCCTGGACGGCACCGAATTCGCCCGGCTCACCGACGATTCCGACGATCACACGGTGTGGCTGCCCGGCTCGGGCGCCTACCTGGTGGACACCGCGTCCCGGGTGGATCTGCCGCCGGTGGCGGTCGTGCGGGATCGGTCCGGCGAGGTCGTGCTCGAGCTGGAACGCGGCGACGCCACCGCGCTGGCGCAGGCGGGCTGGAGCCCGCCGGAGCGGTTCACCGCCAAGGCGGCCGACGGGGTCACCGATGTCTACGGAATCCTGTGGCGCCCCTACGGATTCGATCCGGCTCGATGCTATCCGGTGATCGACCACATCTATCCCGGCCCGCAAACCTTCCGCGCGCAACCGGGTTTCGACAATTCCTGGACCGGCGAGCCGGAGGCGTATGCCGCCCTCGGGTTCGTGGTGGTCGCGGTCGACGGCCGCGGAACTCCGGGGCGGGACAAGGCATTCCACGACGCCTCGTACGGGCACCTCGACGAGGCGGGCGGGCTCGCCGATCATGTCGCCGCCCTGACCGAGCTCGGAAGCCGGTATCCCTGGCTGGATCTCGACCGGGTCGGCGCGACGGGCTCGTCCGGCGGCGGGTTCGCCACCGTGCGCGCGATGCTCGAATATCCGGACTTCTACACGGTGGGCGTGGCGTCCTCGGGCGGCCACGACTATGGTCGCTACCTGTCGATCTGGGGCGAGATCTACCACGGGCCATGGGATCCCGAACGCTACGAGGCGCTCGCCAACAGTCGGCTCGCCGCGAATCTCGCCGGGCGGTTGTTCCTGATCCACGGCGAACTCGACGACAATGTCCCGATCTTCCAGACCTTCACGCTGGTCGACGCGCTCATCGCGGCGAACAAGGATTTCGACCTGCTGGTCGTCCCCGGCGTGGGGCACGCCATGTTCCACCGCGAATCGTATGTGCTGCGCCGCAAGTGGGACTTCTTCGTGCGCCACCTGATGGGCGCCGAACCACCGGCCGGATATCGGCTCGCGGACATCCCGATGCGTTTCGAGCCGGGAGCACAGTTTTGA
- a CDS encoding ImmA/IrrE family metallo-endopeptidase — translation MSAMRRAAKEKLESLALPACGDVFEFAAALSAKRGIPLELLAITIRPTAPCGLWLSTSATDFIIYEAAASRQHQHHIIAHELGHIIYGHTGISAVATETSRLLFPDLDPALVRDLLGRSGYTERQEQQAEVMATIIQDSLRSDGAAADGTTPADEVLVRIRRSLS, via the coding sequence GTGTCCGCGATGCGGCGGGCGGCGAAGGAAAAACTGGAGTCGCTCGCGTTGCCGGCGTGCGGCGATGTCTTCGAGTTCGCCGCGGCCCTGAGCGCCAAGCGCGGCATTCCGCTGGAACTGCTGGCGATCACGATCCGCCCGACCGCGCCGTGCGGGCTCTGGCTGTCCACCTCGGCCACCGACTTCATCATCTACGAGGCGGCGGCGAGCCGACAACATCAGCACCACATCATCGCGCACGAACTCGGGCACATCATCTACGGGCACACCGGAATATCGGCGGTCGCCACCGAGACCTCGCGCCTGCTCTTCCCCGATCTGGACCCCGCCCTGGTCCGCGATCTGCTCGGCCGCTCGGGGTATACCGAACGCCAGGAACAGCAAGCAGAGGTGATGGCGACGATCATCCAGGACAGCCTGCGCAGCGACGGCGCCGCGGCGGATGGGACGACACCGGCCGACGAGGTCCTGGTCCGAATCCGCCGCTCGCTGAGCTGA
- a CDS encoding IS5 family transposase (programmed frameshift): MSQRLVPDELWELVEPLLPEFASRPQGGGIAPTDQRAVFTAVVYVLTSGCAWRMLPPSFGVSVPTAHRRFTVWTQAGVWRRLHRAILDELGSRGLIDWSRAVVDAASVRAKKRGDLTGPNPTDRGKPGSKQHILSDRTGIPLSVAVSAANVHDSQALKPLVKAIPAVRSRRGPRRRRPGKLHADKAYDQPELRRWVRHRGIAVRIARKGIESNQRLGRHRWVIERTVSWLTGYHRLNIRYDRKGIHYLGFLTLAAALTCFKKLMKAAI; encoded by the exons TTGTCGCAGCGGTTGGTGCCGGACGAGTTGTGGGAGCTGGTCGAGCCGCTGCTGCCGGAGTTCGCCTCGCGCCCGCAGGGCGGCGGCATCGCCCCGACCGACCAGCGGGCGGTGTTCACGGCGGTGGTGTATGTGCTGACCAGCGGTTGTGCGTGGCGGATGCTCCCGCCGTCGTTCGGTGTGAGTGTGCCGACGGCGCATCGCCGGTTCACGGTGTGGACCCAGGCCGGCGTGTGGCGGCGACTGCACCGGGCGATACTCGACGAGCTGGGCAGCCGGGGCCTGATCGACTGGTCGCGGGCGGTAGTCGATGCGGCGAGCGTACGGGCGA AAAAAAGGGGCGATCTGACCGGGCCGAACCCGACCGATCGCGGCAAGCCCGGCTCCAAGCAGCACATCCTGTCCGATCGGACGGGAATCCCGTTGTCCGTGGCGGTTTCGGCCGCCAACGTCCACGACTCCCAAGCGCTCAAACCGTTGGTGAAAGCGATCCCGGCAGTCCGGTCGCGACGTGGCCCGCGGCGACGCCGGCCGGGCAAGTTGCACGCCGACAAGGCATACGACCAGCCCGAACTGCGGCGGTGGGTGCGCCACCGGGGCATCGCAGTCCGCATCGCCCGCAAGGGAATCGAGTCCAACCAGCGACTCGGCCGCCACCGGTGGGTGATCGAACGCACCGTGTCGTGGCTGACCGGCTACCACCGGCTCAACATTCGCTACGACCGCAAGGGAATTCATTATCTGGGCTTCCTGACGCTAGCCGCCGCACTCACCTGCTTCAAGAAGCTGATGAAAGCGGCCATATGA
- a CDS encoding MFS transporter produces MSRSARLAIALLFVAWAVDFVDRLVVNFALTPIGDTFRLDHAERGLVVSVFFVAYAAMQIPGGLLADRFGAVRMCVIGMVAWSVCTGFTAAAWSFAALLVARGLFGATQGVFPAAAVKALAERVEPVWRNTANGWVNTASACGVTLAAGLAGLLLPVMGWRGMFVAISGMGVLAVLAWLRWLPRPLSGIASPVRRPAWRLLASPAIIGCAAISFGYGGLTWGLTTWAPTYLEERHGVAGGAAAALSTAPILAAAITTVVGGWLSDRLRGRPRLIVVPAMTVSGALVIALPYTDSVALFTVVLTALSGTAALSAMAALSVPLHALDAGELGAVAGLTMFGAQLAGIAFPLEFGIIVDDMSYTAAFASLALGPVVGIVAASLIPQTVETFRDAVKSRLDRSSAIATSSASL; encoded by the coding sequence ATGTCTCGTTCCGCCCGGCTCGCGATTGCGCTGCTATTCGTCGCGTGGGCCGTCGATTTCGTCGATCGGCTGGTCGTCAATTTCGCGCTGACACCGATCGGTGACACCTTCCGTCTCGATCACGCCGAGCGCGGACTGGTGGTGTCGGTGTTCTTCGTCGCCTATGCCGCCATGCAGATTCCGGGCGGATTGCTCGCCGACCGATTCGGTGCTGTCCGAATGTGCGTGATCGGCATGGTGGCGTGGTCGGTGTGCACCGGATTCACCGCGGCGGCATGGTCGTTCGCCGCGCTGCTGGTGGCCCGCGGTCTGTTCGGCGCCACCCAGGGGGTATTTCCGGCGGCCGCGGTGAAGGCCCTGGCCGAGCGGGTCGAGCCCGTGTGGCGCAATACGGCCAACGGGTGGGTCAATACCGCCAGCGCCTGCGGTGTGACGCTCGCGGCGGGGCTGGCCGGACTGCTGCTGCCCGTGATGGGTTGGCGCGGCATGTTCGTCGCCATCTCCGGAATGGGGGTGCTGGCGGTGCTGGCGTGGCTGCGGTGGTTGCCGCGGCCGCTCTCCGGTATCGCGTCGCCGGTTCGTCGGCCGGCGTGGCGGCTGCTCGCCTCGCCCGCGATAATCGGTTGTGCCGCAATATCTTTCGGCTACGGTGGGCTGACCTGGGGGCTCACCACCTGGGCGCCCACCTACCTGGAGGAACGACACGGGGTGGCAGGCGGTGCGGCGGCCGCGTTGTCCACCGCCCCGATCCTCGCGGCCGCGATCACGACCGTGGTCGGGGGCTGGTTGTCCGATCGCCTTCGCGGCCGCCCGCGCCTGATCGTGGTGCCCGCCATGACCGTTTCCGGGGCTCTGGTGATCGCGCTGCCCTACACCGACTCCGTCGCCCTGTTCACGGTCGTGCTCACCGCGCTGTCGGGCACCGCGGCACTGTCCGCGATGGCGGCGCTGTCGGTGCCGCTGCACGCGCTCGACGCCGGGGAACTGGGGGCCGTCGCCGGGCTGACCATGTTCGGCGCCCAACTCGCGGGCATTGCGTTCCCGCTCGAATTCGGCATCATTGTCGATGACATGTCCTATACCGCCGCATTCGCGTCGCTGGCGCTCGGACCGGTGGTCGGTATCGTCGCCGCGAGTCTGATTCCGCAAACAGTCGAGACCTTTCGGGATGCTGTGAAATCTCGTCTCGACCGGTCGTCGGCCATCGCCACATCGTCGGCTTCATTGTAG
- a CDS encoding MAB_1171c family putative transporter, which yields MTAFLAATRPLVVALCAAAFLYQLVRTTRMYRDPAAVALLVATASGVVSWIVTTPVVGRRLQAWTGLVNVSTLIMELLAAAVLSPALLIAVTTWSNPPAAATRKIWWTIGYGLVVGVVMVGLWTVAAVGAGKGTDPVADMSRPSVIAYLVFYLVSFNAGLVMLIRLSLSSARVSPDRWLRRGLISATVGAGCYLFLSLDRLVAVPVQLVTHHPARWEAFNGAASRIGLAGIIVGLMLPSAAAHWTQATHWWRHLRLLHALYPLWRDLHRAFPEVSLFHETIGWRSYLDTDELGYLLRRRVIEIRDCWRALRPYLPPPPDRIGDDTDLAAAAANSLRTALASRRNHEPPNEDSGPSTLERLETNDLDEDIAWLVQVGRSYATGGKSVPFPTEFFVPWANGSRRSQTDARGRRARR from the coding sequence GTGACGGCCTTCCTCGCTGCCACCCGGCCGCTGGTCGTCGCCCTGTGCGCGGCGGCATTCCTGTACCAGCTCGTGCGGACGACCAGGATGTATCGCGACCCGGCCGCGGTCGCGCTGCTGGTCGCGACCGCGTCGGGCGTCGTCAGCTGGATCGTCACCACGCCCGTGGTCGGTCGGCGTTTGCAGGCATGGACGGGGCTGGTCAACGTGTCGACGTTGATCATGGAACTGCTCGCCGCCGCGGTGCTGAGCCCGGCGTTGCTCATCGCGGTGACCACCTGGTCGAATCCACCGGCCGCGGCCACCCGCAAGATCTGGTGGACGATCGGCTACGGGCTCGTCGTCGGGGTGGTCATGGTCGGGCTGTGGACCGTCGCGGCGGTCGGCGCGGGCAAGGGAACCGATCCGGTCGCGGACATGAGTCGGCCGTCCGTCATCGCCTACCTGGTCTTCTACCTCGTGAGTTTCAATGCCGGTCTGGTGATGCTCATCCGCCTCAGCCTGTCGTCGGCCCGGGTCAGTCCCGACCGGTGGCTGCGCCGCGGCCTGATCTCCGCCACGGTCGGCGCGGGCTGCTATCTGTTCCTGTCGCTCGACCGGCTGGTCGCGGTGCCGGTGCAATTGGTGACCCACCATCCCGCTCGATGGGAGGCATTCAACGGCGCGGCCTCCCGGATCGGCCTCGCGGGCATCATCGTCGGCCTGATGCTCCCGTCCGCGGCCGCGCACTGGACCCAGGCCACCCACTGGTGGCGGCACCTCCGCTTGCTGCACGCCCTGTATCCCCTGTGGCGCGACCTGCACCGAGCCTTCCCGGAGGTCAGCCTGTTCCACGAAACCATCGGCTGGCGCAGCTATCTCGACACCGACGAACTCGGCTACCTACTCCGCCGCCGAGTAATCGAAATCCGCGACTGCTGGCGCGCACTGCGCCCCTATCTCCCCCCACCGCCGGACCGAATCGGCGACGACACCGATCTCGCAGCGGCAGCGGCAAACTCGCTACGCACGGCCCTCGCGTCCCGCCGCAACCACGAGCCCCCCAACGAAGACTCCGGCCCCAGCACCCTGGAACGCCTGGAAACCAACGACCTCGACGAAGACATCGCCTGGCTGGTCCAGGTCGGCCGATCGTACGCGACCGGCGGAAAATCAGTTCCTTTCCCTACCGAGTTCTTCGTACCGTGGGCGAATGGATCGCGTAGAAGTCAGACCGATGCGCGCGGACGACGTGCCCGCCGCTGA